The sequence below is a genomic window from Anopheles cruzii chromosome 3, idAnoCruzAS_RS32_06, whole genome shotgun sequence.
GGAGGTCCTGCAGCGCCACAGTAGCGAGACGGACGTGTTTGAAACGATCGACGAGCTGGTGGAAACGATTGAGACAACGCTGACTGATTTAGATCTAGCCGCTAGGCAGCTGCTTCCCGCGGGCCGCGAACGACGTTTGCAGGCGGAAGAAATGTGGCTCAGTGCCGAGCGTGAAACGTGGAAGCTGATGAACTGCCTGTACCGCGATCGGTTTGTCACGCAAAAGCTGGACACCGAAATCGATGACCTACCGTTGGTGAACAGCGAAAGAACTATCATTGACCATCTGTACACGGCCAACGCAAACCTGCGCGAGTACCAGCTGATCGTCGACTGGTTGGAGCAGACGGCCTGGGGAGAGCTCGAGATGCAGACGGGTCACTATACGAATCGGACGGTTGCGTGGGAAAACACACTGCACCAGCTGTTGGATATCGGCCAAACGGCATTCGGTAGCGGCCGGCAGATCGTGAAAAGTCTCGACCCCGACGCGCCCGTCCGTGAGAAGCGGCCCCTACACGATCTGGATGCGGAAGATCAGACGCGGCTGGCGAAACAAATCTTCCTCGACATACGCCACGGTCGGTTGGAGGAGGCGCAAAGCAAATGCGAACACTACGGAATGGCCTGGAAAGCGGCGATCCTGGAGGGATGGCGTTTGCACCACGATCCGAACTATGGAGCGGAAACGGTATCGCTGACGCGCAACACGATCGACGGTAATCCGCGGcgggatttgtggaaaaagttCGCTTGGAAGATGGCCGAAAGTCGGCTGCTGGATGCGTACACCAAGGCTGCTGTTGGGTCGCTCTGTGGCCATCTGGAGGCGATGATGGAAGTGCTGGCGGAGCACACGTGGACCGACGTGCTGTGGGCCTACCTGAAGGTACAAATTGACATACGCGTCGAAAGTGAGATCCGATCGCACTGTATTAAAAGCTATCTCCCGATGCCGGAACGGTACTGGAATGGTAAGATGTCGTTGGAACAGATCTTCGACGAGCTGGAAGCGCACCGGAACGTGCGCGTTAGTCTGACGGCGAAGGACGTGGACAAAGTGATCCAGAAGTACATCATTCTCGACGATATTCCCGAGCTGATGCGCATCGTGGATGGTTGGATCGGAGGGGCCGCAGATGTCACACTTTCCCCACCGATGCTGCGCTTCCTGACCCACTTCGTTATGTTCATTCGGCAGATCGGGAAAGCGTTTCAGGAAGACATCGGTGATCGAATCATCGGGCGCTACGTGGAGCATTTGATTCAGATCGGGGATGCGCACATGTTGGCGTTCTACACTGCGGCACTTCCTCCGGACATGCAGTTGCTGTTGTACTCAAAGTTCCTCGAAACGCTGAAGGAAACACACGAACGCAAGCGAGCGCTCGAAGAGGCGTACGGATTCGGGCTTGATGTTCCCACCGTGACCGTTTACACGGTGGAAAAGTGCCGGGCTCGCGAACCGGACGAAGATGGAGAGACACCTGCGGCCGGTGACCTGAGCGCGTTGGACGAGCAGAAGATTTCATCGCTCGAATGGCTCACCTTCTATCCCGGCCAGCGTGGGGAGCTGCTGTGGCAGGCGAATGCGTTGATGCGATACTTTCTCGGAAGGAGATGCATCGAAGCGACACGCCGAACGTTTGACATCGTGCCGGCGGATACGATCGAACAGATTTTCACGCACTACGGATCGAAGGACGACATTCCGTGCAAGGAGGAGGTGAGCATCCGAGAGTACCTCTGCCACCAAACGTATCTGTTTGCGATCAACGGTTACAACGACTGGTCGCAGCTGTTCTACAACGAGAAGCCCAAAGCGCCGGCCACGGTCAAGATTACCAACTTTACGGAGCGTGTTACGTCCGAACATCTGGAGCAAACGTACCGCAACAAGCTTACCGTGTGGGAGCATCGCCTGGACGAGGCAACGAACCGGACCCACGATCTGCTGTACAACGTGTTGCTGTTTCCCGAGGCCGGCTGGTTGGTCGATGTGGACACTGCAAAGCCGACgccggaggacgacgaagacTGGCAGCACCGGGCGGTGCAGATGGATAGTCTCCGGAAGTTGTGCATACCGGAAGTGGTGCTGCTCCTGCATCAGCTGCACACGCTTACCGAGCGGCACAGCGAGAACCTGGTGCTGGCGGACGTGCTGAGCTCCGAGCTGCGCAAACTGTACAGCGTGTTTCCCAAGCACAAGCTGGCCGAAACGCTGGGCAAGCTGGCCGAGTCTTCGTTAACGCTGATAAATGCTCGCAAGGATCCTTTCGTTGGCGATGCGGCCAAAAAGTGAACAAGCGGAACAAAATCGAATaccgttggccggccggccggccagcgtcCTGCCACACAACGATCTTTAATTTTTATTCTTTACTCATTCAGCAAATGTGGTGAAGTATAGtgaaattttcttttgtttgtacctttttcaaataaaatgcgattgtaaaaaacttcaaacaagTGGGGATTTTAGgtatattttcctaaaatagataagttagcTATGACCGAACCGAATCTTTAAccttccatgttgcgtagattccaAAAAATCATCTTTCAAAGTCAAAAGAGCCGATATTCACGTTTGGCATTGCTTGTACATTATCGGAAATAAGTATAGAACACTACGAAacatacagtttttcaactttggtaacTAGCAAGTACAATAAAAATTTACtggtttttaaataatttccagTAAGTTTTGCAACCGTCTCAATCCGTCCGCTTAGCTCAGTCCGCTCCGTCCGTAAAAGCTCCTCCATCattttatatccttttttacattcataaggcattagacttttatcagaaattcgatatttgcagacgattatgcattaaaacatttgagtgtcatgcagattgcataccTCAGGCCTTTAAATACCTCAAAATATCTAAAAGATGCTATTTATTATATTTGAACGCATGTATCACACATTGAATTGAATCTAAAagcatgcaaagaaaacaaaaacactgaGAAAAGTCCACAGATTCTTCctgaaacaaaatatgtccGCCCGTCCCGTACAGATTCCCATAGTGGCCGCGCTTATCATTTTGACAGCTCTCCAGCAAGCTCCATTCTCGCTCTCCAAcaagctcgctcgctccgcgGGTCTTGATTTCGTAAACATTGCCCGAGCCAGTTGAGTTGTGTGAAGTAACATCATTGTGCTCGCGATCCGCGGtgattttgatcgttttccgGGGTTTTCGAATCGTACACCACCTGCTGCGCGGAGATCGTGAAGAAACACGGTGATCGGATGTGTTTCCGGCGAAAATGTGTAGTTTGTACGAGCGCACAGCGGTTCTGCACTTCGGATTAACCGCGAGATAAAAGCTTTCGGTAAACAAGCGCACCCAAGTATAGGGTTGGTAGAAGGAAGGCATGAGGAGGCACGTTCTGGGTCAGCGTGGAGCGGCAGGGTGATtcaacgggacgggacggtaCTGCACGGTTGGCTGGGTTTGTCGACTGTaaacacaccgcgcgcgcgatgcctgtgtgtgttgttgccgCACCATATGCGATCCGGACTCACGGCGATCGTGACGACGGCTATCAGCGGCTAACGGCGACTGTGAGACGGCTGTGTTTAATTCCACGCCGGTCGGCCGTATCGTTAGTCCAATCGTCTTCATTGACATTCGACACGAGAATGTAATTGGCGCGGATTGGAATGCTCGCGATGGTACGTACGCCCTTAGCAGCTGACGGCGCGGACAACAAACGACGGCGAATGTGCTGCTCGGTGCGTCTCACTTCCGATCACTCACCAGAGTTACTTAAGTTGGCTTCGTGGAATACCGGAACCCAAGGACCTTGGTTTGATTCGGCCGGATTCGGGCGTTGCGAGAGTGAGTGTCGCATTTTGTTGCCCTTCATCACCCGGAAAATGAGTacctgttggtggtgtgctgtTTGGGCAGTTAGGAAACACGGACGGCCTCCTGGTGCGTCGTTTGGCAAAGTGCTCCACACTTCGTTTATACTGTGCGTTGTAAAGCACAGACCCTGCTGCAATGTATGGGTGCGTTCCGGTGCTTTCGGATGTATTggtcagtagcagcagtagcagtagcagagCAGTACTCCCCGGAAAAATCGGTCCCACAAGGATACGGCGCGGTCACACCAGCACAGCCCCGAAAGTCGGTTCTCTGTTGTTGCCTAGGTGAATCCTTGGGTGGCTGCTCTGCTGCTTCGTCCGCTTTTCGTCTCTGCTGGTGCGCGCGGTGTCGTTGATTTTCGTCGCTGCCTACCTCGGGGTGCTGCGCTGCTGGTGAAGTTGGGAGGAGTTCGGTTGGTCGTTTGCGAAAGGATTGCGCTGTTCCGGGGACAACACCTTGCACACGGTTGCAGCTTTGTCGGGGTCGGAAGGTAATCCCCAAAACGCGTGCCGTAATCCGTAAGTGCGAAGACGTTGCTAAACCGATGGCAATCCTTGCCGCAGCGCATGTGTGCGTGCCTGTGTGTACCCTgtcggcgtgtgtgtttgtgctccCCGAAACGATTTGCCAGGATTTGCCCGAGGAAAGTGCCCAGAGATCTGATTGTATTGAAAGAAAGCAAAGATCGGTTTGGAGGGATCAGTCGACTGCAGCATAAATGCCTGCATAAAGCTTCTTGGCCATCCGGGAAGGTTCTGTGCGAACTGTGGTACGTGGAGTAGAACGAGTGCGGAATCAGCCAGCCCGCCGCGAAGAGCCTGGAGTATGAAAAACGCCCCACCCGCCAAACGAAAaatgagagagaaagtgagtgAAAGTGAGGGAAATACTCTGGAACTGCGTGTAGGAACGtgaagttgcagtgccgcgTGCGAATGACTGAAGGACTCTGGGCTTGTTGGAGTTtgcaaccaaaacaaaaaaaaacaaattattgtaGTAAATgtaggaaaaaaacaaaggaccGACATAAGAAGACTTGCGGGTACATCACAGGAGGATGGTCCAAGAGATGGAAATGTTCCCGTACATAGACGCGTGGAGTTTGTTATATGAAAAGTTTCCCATCTTGGGAAAGCCAATCTTCAGTAAAGCATGCTTGGATGCGATTTGATGGATCTGTATCGGAACGGAAATTGGACGGAAACTGAAGCACGTGGGGCAATAAGGTGGAAATTGGAGTTCACCAGCGAGTAATCGAAAGTGATAGTAAGTCTTACTACTATCACTTAGGCTGGCGTGTCCACCCAAGAAGGATCCGCCGCACATTGAGGTTGCTAGAAGCCTAGCAGCCCATAAAGCGCTGTCCGCCTTTTCGAAAgatttctttctcttttccacACCTAACACATTTCTTCTTCATGCGCGCGATTAGCGTCACTGCTTCGAAGGGCGccgctggtgtgtgtttgcccgCCTAGGCGTGCGTATTTGAAGtacggctgtgtgtgtgcgtgccggaACTCCGGAAGGCAGCTCGGGAAAATTGCatcctttttcccggcccgcAAGGATGGAACGTTACCCGACAtcagcacacggcacggcggcttAGGGTGAATCCTTTCTGACAGATTCGGTTTGCCGTGCACAGGAGCTGCAAATGTAGATGTGAACCGttcgaaaacggaaaaacctGGCCGAAGGTCCTGAGTTCCGGCAGATGGAGGCGAACTGCGAGGACGGCGGAAACTGTCACAACCGTAGTACGGTGTTTGTAAATGTTGTTGATACggttgtttactttttaaacTACGGATTATGCAATTTTTTAGGCACGGTTTTTATGGATTTTCTTGTCCACTGGTGTTCCATAGAGTTTCACTCCGCGTTTCGTCAATATTTTTTCTGTCGGTTGAACCAcaatttttggtttgtgttttgattcgCACGATCCAACATGAAAAGggaaattattttgaagcagTTAAAAAGAAGACTAATGAGCGCTATACTGTTAGCAGGAAGATATTAATCACATTCATAACAAAGTGCCAAATTACACGCAATTCTTATAAACCGAAGTTGgtattgtttaaaaattctTGCACTTTAAGTTCTGTTATGTATTGATGCTATTatttttgttgcagtttttccATAATATCCTCGCCTCGCGTTTCGGGAAACCTTCCAAACGTATTTCCAAACAAATTGCTGGATTCCGACGAATGCTGCTGAGTGTTGCGGTGCGTGGACCAACACGGTGTTATTGGAGGTAGTCAACAAATGCGGCACAGCGCGCTGGCATGTCATTTGCGCTGGCGAACGCCCCCCAAGTGTTCGGGGTGGTATCCTGTGGCCGCTGGTATGCGTGGGCTCGCCAGCTAGAGAGTCTAACGAGTGTGTTAGTAACAGGACACCCGTGGGCTGTGAGTGGCCCATTGAGTAGCGCGGCGGGGCATCCCTTGTGGTGGGCGCCTTTTGGCCATCGCAAGGATCGCAGTGTTGGTGGTGAGTGACAGCATTCGCCTTACGAAGGATGCTTTACTTTTGCgggttttttcgctttctggGTGAGGGTGAGCGAGTGACGCGATTTTTGCCAAAGCTACCCGGACCGGCGTGGACCGGTGACTTGGCCTCCGAGTGTGGTGTCAGTATTACAGGAGCCACAAACGAGAACGGACACCCGGGATTTGCGCTCACCTCGGCGGCTGCCCTACTGCAAAGTACGAAGGGTCAGCTGCCGGTGGGTGCGTCATGCCAGAGTACGGAGCCGGTGAGCCACGGTGGGGGTCGTGTAGCGTGATTGTGATCGCCTCAAGTGGACGGTGAAGGGTTCTGTCGCGTGTTGCCAGCTTCTCTTGCAGAGTCGAGTGCAGTGACGATTAATTAAGATTTTGCCATTGTGTTACCAGTACCCGTTGCGGGGCCAGGCACTGATGCCGCAGTCACACAGACAGCGggacagcaaacaaaaacaagtaTCGAATATATAGGCCAAGCCCGGTCGGGTGGGTGGTAATGCTGGCGTCTTGGGATATTTATAGCACCTCTTCCTTCCGACTGCTCTGCAGTCTGTGGTCAACGGGTTATTGGCCGGTTTTCCGGTTAGGCTGTCGATAGCGCCCTTGTGGTCAGTTGGCGTTCTTGGGCGTGTGAATGAGTGAGTGTGCCCGTTATCCGTTACTGAGTCCACGATGTTGTTTAATCGAGGTGGCAGGCGATGGCGTTTTCGTCAAATGTCTGACTCGGGGCGACCGAGACATGTTTATTGGTAACCAGAGTGAAAACATTACAGCTCATATCGTTCTCTGCCTTTGTTCCACATGGCCCGGCTAAAAGAAATGATCCGGCGTCGTTAACGATCGTGATTCGGACCGTGGGATTGGTGtttgccgaaaccgaaacacatgCCAACGGTCCACACCGGGACGCCGGTTACTCCGGTGTTCGTTGCGATTCTGGGCGTGTTAATCGATTATATTCTCCTAGGCCAGAGAAACAAGCGTCAACAACTGCCGCCGGGATCGCAAAGAAAATCGGCACAGTGAGTTGGGTCTATTGCGgagaagaataaataataacaaaattgccgacggtggcggatCGTGGTGTTGAAAATCAATCACATTTCTATCGCACGCCTCGAACCCCCTGAGTTCGCAGAAAATCGAAGAAATTTCCCGTTTTGACATCGACTACTGGCTGTCCGCGTGGAATTAAACATCGTTTTGGgttggtgtttttgtttttttcagttCGTTTGATCGTGAATCAATACACCAAACAAGGAGATCGATTCAACGAGCGCCATTATAGTGAGTGAAAAAGACGCAAGTGCTGGCTTTGTGAAGGCTGATTCGGAGATTCGTGCCCAACGGACGGCAACACAATAGTGCAGTGCTTGCAGACACTTGTGTTAGTGCATCAAACGTGCGGAAGTAACAGATagagaaaacaaacccaaagCAATCGTAGTATCGTGCGGTGTGCATTGtaacgaaattgaaataaaaaccaaattgTAATAACAACTGAACGATTGCAATCACCGACGAGGACACCACCGCGGAGGCAAACAGTCAGCAACCAATCAGTGTCTCTGCTTCTGTTTCTGCCGAC
It includes:
- the LOC128273657 gene encoding nuclear pore complex protein Nup107 — translated: MDQLERSLMLLDESNVKSKRGLLRSKEAVRSLQQQQLHGKPGLTESSAGLGLDMVQDVSGYRAIDDATALTTSRLSLAAGSTTSNAKDVTTRLCVQFLEVLQRHSSETDVFETIDELVETIETTLTDLDLAARQLLPAGRERRLQAEEMWLSAERETWKLMNCLYRDRFVTQKLDTEIDDLPLVNSERTIIDHLYTANANLREYQLIVDWLEQTAWGELEMQTGHYTNRTVAWENTLHQLLDIGQTAFGSGRQIVKSLDPDAPVREKRPLHDLDAEDQTRLAKQIFLDIRHGRLEEAQSKCEHYGMAWKAAILEGWRLHHDPNYGAETVSLTRNTIDGNPRRDLWKKFAWKMAESRLLDAYTKAAVGSLCGHLEAMMEVLAEHTWTDVLWAYLKVQIDIRVESEIRSHCIKSYLPMPERYWNGKMSLEQIFDELEAHRNVRVSLTAKDVDKVIQKYIILDDIPELMRIVDGWIGGAADVTLSPPMLRFLTHFVMFIRQIGKAFQEDIGDRIIGRYVEHLIQIGDAHMLAFYTAALPPDMQLLLYSKFLETLKETHERKRALEEAYGFGLDVPTVTVYTVEKCRAREPDEDGETPAAGDLSALDEQKISSLEWLTFYPGQRGELLWQANALMRYFLGRRCIEATRRTFDIVPADTIEQIFTHYGSKDDIPCKEEVSIREYLCHQTYLFAINGYNDWSQLFYNEKPKAPATVKITNFTERVTSEHLEQTYRNKLTVWEHRLDEATNRTHDLLYNVLLFPEAGWLVDVDTAKPTPEDDEDWQHRAVQMDSLRKLCIPEVVLLLHQLHTLTERHSENLVLADVLSSELRKLYSVFPKHKLAETLGKLAESSLTLINARKDPFVGDAAKK